One Methylobacterium sp. AMS5 genomic region harbors:
- a CDS encoding MarR family transcriptional regulator encodes MAKATELVIAPADLQPRLGAIEDLVGYHLRRASTAVRNDFARVIEGSGMRQVLFGILSVVEANPGINQGAIGRVLGIHRANMVVLVNELIEKGWISRRADEADRRAFVLDLTPEGQAVFAEVRRQLHAHEATLLAELDAAECAQLIALLRRIGSKDA; translated from the coding sequence GTGGCGAAAGCGACAGAACTGGTTATTGCCCCGGCGGATCTCCAGCCGCGGCTCGGCGCGATCGAGGACCTTGTGGGCTACCATCTCCGGCGGGCCAGCACGGCCGTGCGGAACGACTTTGCCCGCGTCATCGAAGGCAGCGGCATGCGGCAGGTGCTGTTCGGCATCCTGTCGGTCGTCGAGGCCAATCCCGGCATCAACCAAGGGGCGATCGGCCGCGTGCTCGGCATCCACCGCGCCAACATGGTCGTGCTGGTGAACGAGCTGATCGAGAAGGGCTGGATCTCGCGCCGCGCCGACGAGGCCGATCGCCGCGCCTTCGTCCTCGACCTGACCCCCGAGGGACAGGCGGTCTTCGCGGAGGTGCGGCGGCAGCTGCACGCCCACGAGGCGACGCTGCTCGCCGAGCTCGATGCGGCGGAGTGCGCCCAGCTGATCGCGCTCCTGCGCCGCATCGGTAGCAAGGATGCCTGA
- a CDS encoding PDR/VanB family oxidoreductase, translating to MHARPEWQGARLREIRDLTPDIRLFTIEPERFERPSPGSNIAIGVRIGERPDTRRYSLVGLAADGLYRIAVKRLPDSRGGSAYLHGLAPGARLTISAPANHFPLNRGRPDYLLVAGGIGITPIYGMAVALAEAGAPVRVLYTARAAADLAFADSLRERLGARLRIFLDERGERIDLAAEIARLASGGELYICGPIGLREAAQRAWAASGRPIDGLRFETFGSSGRYPAEPFRVRIPRLSREILVPHNQSLLDALEAAGIAVISDCRRGECGLCAVKVLDLAGRLDHRDVFLSDAQKDTNAQICTCVSRVAGGNLSIDIADRS from the coding sequence ATGCACGCGAGACCCGAATGGCAGGGCGCCCGGCTCAGGGAGATCCGCGATCTGACGCCGGACATCCGCCTATTCACGATCGAACCCGAGCGCTTCGAGCGCCCGTCGCCGGGCAGCAACATCGCGATCGGCGTCCGGATCGGGGAACGGCCCGACACGCGGCGCTACTCTCTCGTCGGACTCGCGGCGGACGGGCTCTACCGGATCGCCGTCAAACGCCTGCCTGACAGCCGCGGCGGCTCCGCCTACCTCCACGGCTTGGCGCCCGGCGCGCGGCTGACGATCTCGGCGCCGGCAAACCACTTCCCGCTCAACCGGGGACGCCCGGACTACCTCCTGGTCGCGGGCGGGATCGGTATCACGCCGATCTACGGCATGGCGGTGGCGCTCGCCGAGGCGGGCGCGCCCGTCCGCGTTCTCTACACGGCGCGCGCCGCAGCGGACCTCGCCTTCGCCGACAGCCTGCGCGAACGCCTCGGCGCGCGGCTCCGGATCTTCCTCGATGAGCGGGGCGAGCGGATCGACCTCGCCGCCGAGATCGCCCGCCTCGCCTCAGGGGGCGAACTCTACATCTGCGGCCCGATCGGCCTGCGCGAGGCCGCCCAGCGCGCCTGGGCGGCGAGCGGCCGGCCCATCGACGGCCTGCGCTTCGAGACCTTCGGCAGCAGCGGTCGCTATCCCGCGGAGCCGTTCCGGGTCCGCATCCCGCGCCTTAGCCGGGAGATTCTCGTGCCGCACAACCAGAGCCTGCTGGACGCCCTGGAGGCGGCCGGGATCGCGGTGATCTCAGATTGCCGCCGCGGCGAGTGCGGCCTCTGCGCCGTGAAGGTCCTCGACCTCGCGGGCCGGCTCGACCACCGCGACGTCTTCCTCAGCGACGCCCAGAAGGACACGAACGCGCAGATCTGCACCTGCGTCTCGCGGGTGGCGGGCGGCAACCTCAGTATCGATATCGCCGACCGGAGCTGA
- a CDS encoding aldehyde dehydrogenase: MLDTSTEPGVAPADTSYLERRNPLTGAVATRMPAHDVDAARAVADAAEAALPVWSELGPTARRTVLLRAAECLTARADAFVAAMTAEIGATEGWARFNLQLAAAMTREAAALTTQIGGEVIPSDKPGCLAMSVREPAGVVLGIAPWNAPIILGVRAVAVPLACGNTAILKASEQCPRTHALIVEAFREAGLPDGALGFVANRPEAAGAVVGALIDHPAVRRINFTGSTSVGRVIARRAAEHLKPVLLELGGKAPLLVLEDADLDEAVKAAAFGAFMNQGQICMSTERIIVLDAVADEFAERFRAKAAALSVGDPREGRAPLGAVVDLKTVDHVRGLVEDAVADGATLLTGGAADGVLMPAHVVDRVTPAMRLFREETFGPVVALVRARDEAEAIALANDTEYGLSASIFTRDAARGLRVARRIKSGICHINGPTVHDEAQMPFGGVKASGYGRFGGRAGIDAFTELRWITVETQPGHFPI; the protein is encoded by the coding sequence ATGCTGGACACCAGCACGGAGCCGGGCGTCGCGCCCGCGGATACGTCGTACCTGGAGCGGCGCAACCCGCTGACCGGCGCGGTCGCGACCCGGATGCCCGCCCACGACGTGGACGCCGCCCGTGCGGTCGCCGACGCGGCCGAGGCCGCCCTGCCGGTCTGGTCCGAACTCGGGCCGACGGCCCGGCGCACCGTGCTGCTGCGGGCGGCTGAGTGCCTGACGGCGCGAGCCGACGCCTTCGTGGCGGCGATGACGGCGGAGATCGGGGCGACCGAGGGCTGGGCCCGGTTCAACCTCCAGCTCGCCGCCGCCATGACCCGGGAGGCGGCGGCGCTGACCACGCAGATCGGCGGCGAGGTGATCCCCTCCGACAAGCCGGGCTGCCTCGCCATGAGCGTGCGGGAGCCCGCTGGCGTCGTCCTCGGCATCGCGCCCTGGAATGCCCCGATCATCCTGGGCGTGCGCGCCGTGGCGGTGCCGCTCGCCTGCGGCAACACGGCAATCCTGAAGGCCTCCGAACAGTGCCCGCGCACCCACGCGCTGATCGTCGAAGCCTTCCGGGAGGCCGGTCTGCCGGACGGCGCGCTCGGTTTCGTGGCGAACCGGCCTGAGGCGGCCGGCGCCGTCGTCGGCGCGCTGATCGACCACCCGGCCGTGCGCCGCATCAACTTCACCGGCTCCACGTCGGTCGGGCGGGTCATCGCCCGGCGGGCGGCCGAGCACCTGAAGCCGGTGCTGCTGGAACTCGGGGGCAAGGCCCCGCTCCTCGTCTTGGAGGATGCCGACCTCGACGAGGCCGTGAAGGCCGCGGCCTTCGGCGCCTTCATGAACCAGGGCCAGATCTGCATGTCGACCGAGCGCATCATCGTGCTCGACGCAGTGGCCGACGAATTCGCCGAGCGCTTCCGCGCCAAGGCCGCCGCGCTCAGCGTCGGCGATCCCCGAGAGGGCAGGGCGCCCCTCGGCGCGGTCGTCGACCTGAAGACGGTCGATCACGTGCGGGGCCTCGTGGAGGATGCGGTGGCGGACGGCGCGACGCTGCTGACCGGCGGGGCGGCCGACGGCGTGCTGATGCCCGCCCATGTCGTCGACCGGGTGACGCCCGCCATGCGGCTGTTCCGCGAGGAGACCTTCGGCCCGGTGGTGGCGCTCGTGCGGGCCCGTGATGAGGCGGAGGCGATCGCGCTCGCCAACGACACCGAATACGGCCTCTCGGCCTCGATCTTCACCCGCGACGCTGCGCGGGGCCTGCGCGTAGCGCGGCGGATCAAGTCCGGCATCTGCCACATCAACGGGCCGACCGTGCACGACGAGGCCCAGATGCCGTTCGGCGGCGTCAAGGCCTCCGGCTACGGCCGTTTCGGCGGTCGGGCCGGTATCGACGCCTTCACGGAGCTGCGCTGGATCACGGTCGAGACCCAGCCCGGCCATTTTCCGATCTGA
- a CDS encoding aromatic ring-hydroxylating dioxygenase subunit alpha, whose protein sequence is MTAPKPFPMNAWYAAAWDYEIKRALTPRRICDTPVVLYRRGDGGVAALEDACWHRLLPLSLGHLRGDEVVCGYHGLVFNPAGRCTFMPAQETINPSACVRAFPVVEKYRLIWVWMGDPALADPATVPDFHWNSDAPWVGEGGTYYGLKCDYRLVVDNLMDLTHETYVHAGSIGDEAITRNPFDVTHAGRKAVVERWMEGIEPPPFWARMLGRPGPVDRWQIIHFEAPGIVAGDVGVAPAGTGARTGDRSQGVNGFFLAAITPETETSCHYFWNFVRNFRTDDQSLTKTLNLAHVNDGNGVYDQDFAVLEAQQRAIDRNPRQPFYNLNIDAGALWARRLIDTMLAAEQGGPAGDPPRLAAE, encoded by the coding sequence ATGACTGCGCCGAAGCCGTTCCCGATGAACGCATGGTACGCCGCGGCCTGGGATTACGAGATCAAGCGCGCGCTGACCCCGCGCCGGATCTGCGACACCCCGGTGGTGCTCTACCGCCGCGGCGACGGCGGCGTCGCCGCGCTGGAGGATGCCTGCTGGCACCGCCTTCTGCCGCTGTCGCTCGGCCATCTCCGGGGAGACGAGGTGGTGTGCGGCTATCACGGTCTGGTCTTCAACCCGGCCGGGCGCTGCACCTTCATGCCGGCGCAGGAGACCATCAACCCCTCGGCCTGCGTCCGCGCCTTCCCTGTCGTCGAGAAGTACCGGCTGATCTGGGTCTGGATGGGCGACCCGGCGCTTGCCGACCCCGCGACGGTGCCGGATTTCCACTGGAACAGCGACGCGCCGTGGGTCGGCGAGGGCGGGACCTATTACGGCCTGAAATGCGATTACCGGCTGGTGGTCGACAACCTTATGGACCTCACGCACGAGACCTACGTCCATGCCGGCTCGATCGGCGACGAGGCCATCACCCGCAACCCCTTCGACGTTACCCATGCCGGCCGCAAGGCCGTGGTGGAGCGCTGGATGGAAGGCATCGAGCCCCCGCCGTTCTGGGCTCGGATGCTCGGCCGCCCCGGCCCCGTGGACCGCTGGCAGATCATCCATTTCGAGGCGCCCGGCATCGTGGCGGGCGATGTCGGCGTGGCTCCGGCCGGGACCGGCGCGCGGACGGGCGACCGCTCGCAAGGCGTGAACGGCTTCTTCCTGGCAGCGATCACGCCCGAGACCGAGACGAGCTGCCACTATTTCTGGAACTTCGTCCGCAACTTCCGCACCGACGACCAGTCCCTCACCAAGACGCTCAACCTCGCCCATGTCAACGACGGCAACGGCGTCTACGATCAGGACTTCGCCGTGCTGGAGGCGCAGCAGCGGGCGATCGACCGCAACCCGCGCCAGCCCTTCTACAACCTGAACATCGATGCCGGCGCGCTCTGGGCCCGCCGCCTGATCGACACGATGCTGGCGGCCGAGCAGGGCGGCCCGGCCGGGGACCCGCCGCGCCTCGCGGCCGAGTAG
- a CDS encoding p-hydroxycinnamoyl CoA hydratase/lyase, whose translation MANDHDTVAYEVQDRVAWVRFNRPEKRNCMSPALNRRMMEVLDTLEFREDVGVLVLTGEGTAWSAGMDLKEYFRETEAQGLAGTRKAQRESYGWWRRLRWYQKPTIAMVNGWCFGGGYGPLYACDLAFAAEEAQFGLSEINWGILPGGGATKVAVALTSFRNAMYHAMMGETVDGRTAAAWGFVNEAVPADQLRARVAAVAAVLLKKNPVALKATKDAVRRVADMTYDDAEDYLIRAQEAANSFDNEGRKEGIRQFIDEKSYKPGLGAYDLSKHKT comes from the coding sequence ATGGCCAACGATCACGACACCGTCGCCTACGAGGTCCAGGACCGCGTCGCCTGGGTCCGCTTCAACCGGCCCGAAAAGCGCAACTGCATGTCGCCCGCCCTCAACCGGCGTATGATGGAGGTTCTGGATACGCTGGAATTCCGCGAGGACGTCGGCGTCCTGGTGCTCACCGGCGAGGGCACGGCCTGGTCGGCCGGCATGGACCTGAAGGAGTATTTCCGCGAAACCGAGGCGCAGGGGCTGGCCGGCACCCGCAAGGCGCAGCGCGAGAGCTACGGCTGGTGGCGGCGCCTGCGCTGGTATCAAAAGCCCACCATCGCGATGGTCAACGGCTGGTGCTTCGGCGGCGGCTACGGGCCGCTCTACGCCTGCGACCTCGCCTTTGCGGCCGAGGAGGCGCAGTTCGGCCTCAGCGAGATCAACTGGGGCATCCTGCCGGGCGGCGGCGCCACGAAGGTGGCGGTGGCGCTGACTTCGTTCCGCAACGCCATGTACCACGCGATGATGGGCGAGACCGTCGACGGTCGCACGGCCGCCGCCTGGGGCTTCGTGAACGAGGCGGTGCCGGCTGATCAGCTCCGGGCGCGCGTCGCGGCGGTGGCAGCCGTGCTCCTGAAGAAGAACCCGGTCGCCCTGAAGGCCACGAAGGACGCGGTGCGGCGGGTCGCCGACATGACCTACGATGACGCCGAGGATTATCTGATCCGGGCTCAGGAAGCGGCGAACAGCTTCGACAATGAGGGTCGGAAAGAGGGCATCCGGCAGTTCATCGACGAGAAGAGCTACAAGCCGGGCCTCGGCGCCTACGACCTGTCCAAGCACAAGACCTGA
- a CDS encoding helix-turn-helix domain-containing protein, giving the protein MQPDHTRAIPVFRLYGEVAEAAAPNFVHAERIGPSARLHDWEIAAHRHDHLTQALMVTEGGGQVRIDAGNDRFRAPWLLWIPAGTVHAFSFRPETEGVVLSLSDDFLGSVITHDHEAARLDATAAAVFSGPPGAPDEIDMNVVSLFEGLRREVGGAQPGSFSAVAALVKLLLVGVVRTHALRAFTEPAAAARAGLYRRFRRLLEANLRQNWPVARFAADLGVSPDRLHAACTQVVGKPPQSVLHERQVLEAQRALIYTALPISKIAFDLGFNDPAYFSRFFAQRAGISPAAYRKRNRPAGPSA; this is encoded by the coding sequence ATGCAGCCGGACCACACGCGCGCGATTCCCGTCTTCCGCCTCTACGGCGAGGTGGCGGAGGCCGCCGCGCCGAATTTCGTGCACGCCGAGCGGATCGGGCCGAGCGCGCGCCTGCACGACTGGGAGATCGCCGCCCACCGCCACGACCACCTGACCCAGGCTCTCATGGTTACGGAGGGCGGCGGCCAGGTCCGCATCGATGCGGGCAACGACCGCTTCCGGGCGCCCTGGCTGCTCTGGATCCCCGCCGGCACGGTGCACGCCTTTTCGTTCCGGCCGGAGACAGAGGGGGTCGTCCTCTCCCTCTCCGACGACTTCCTGGGCTCCGTCATCACCCACGACCACGAGGCCGCGCGCCTCGACGCGACAGCCGCGGCGGTGTTCAGCGGCCCCCCAGGCGCGCCCGACGAGATCGACATGAACGTGGTCTCGCTGTTCGAGGGCCTGCGGCGCGAGGTCGGCGGCGCGCAGCCGGGCTCGTTCAGCGCCGTGGCGGCGCTGGTCAAGCTTCTGCTCGTCGGCGTCGTACGCACGCACGCCCTGCGTGCCTTCACCGAGCCCGCCGCGGCGGCGCGGGCCGGGCTCTACCGACGCTTCCGCCGGCTGCTCGAGGCCAATCTCCGGCAGAACTGGCCGGTCGCCCGCTTCGCGGCCGATCTCGGGGTCAGCCCCGACCGCCTTCACGCGGCCTGCACACAGGTCGTGGGTAAGCCGCCGCAGTCGGTGCTGCACGAGCGCCAGGTGCTCGAGGCTCAGCGCGCCCTGATCTACACCGCGCTGCCGATCTCGAAGATCGCGTTCGATCTCGGCTTCAACGACCCGGCCTATTTCTCGCGCTTCTTCGCCCAGCGTGCGGGGATCAGTCCGGCCGCCTACCGCAAGCGGAATCGCCCGGCGGGCCCCTCTGCCTGA
- a CDS encoding acetate--CoA ligase family protein: protein MPNLARLLRPRSVAIVGASDKPGALGASVLANLTRAGYAGPIHLINPRRAEIAGRACLPSVEALPEGIDVAVLAIPRAAVLETMRALAERRVGAAIIFSAGFAEGGEAGLAEQRAIAQIARDADMVVEGPNCLGLINFVDGVPLTFVELPATPLAGRPGIGIVSQSGAMAAVLGVTLMARDLGLSYSVSTGNEAASGVEDYVDHLVDDPDTRVIAMIVEQFRRPARFLAAAERARAAGKPVVLLHPGRGEAARRSAATHTGALAGDYAVMRLKVERAGVSVVGTLEELGDVAELLLRCPPFSAGGTAVLTESGAYKALTLDLAEDVGLALPPLGDADSPALRAALPDFVPVSNPVDLTAQALVDPDLYRRALAALLDDTRVAAVVLGIIQTDAATCALKFPPIIEALRALKPGKPVLFGGLDEGAAVAGEHIAALRALGVPYFATCERVIRALAVVARRGGAPAEAAPVPPLPPRFADDVRGVVPEYRAKALLAPLGIPFPESRMATTLAEAHEAAGQLGYPVVLKAQSAELSHKSDAGGVIVGLADPGDLARGWAQLAANIAHHRPGLVLDGVLVERMGARGVELIVGGRSDPDWGPVVLVGFGGVQAEVLKDVCLLPPDLDEAAIADRIRTLRSAALLDGFRGAPALDVAAVARVAAAVGRALLSETRIREIDLNPVVVRPVGEGAVALDALMIFAPP from the coding sequence ATGCCCAACCTTGCCCGCCTGCTCCGGCCCCGATCGGTCGCGATCGTCGGCGCATCCGACAAGCCGGGCGCGCTCGGCGCCTCGGTCCTCGCGAACCTGACGCGGGCCGGATATGCCGGCCCGATCCACCTGATCAATCCCCGGCGCGCCGAGATCGCCGGCCGCGCCTGCCTGCCCTCGGTCGAGGCGCTGCCCGAGGGCATCGACGTCGCGGTGCTGGCCATCCCCCGCGCGGCGGTGCTGGAGACCATGCGCGCCCTGGCGGAGCGCCGGGTCGGGGCAGCGATCATCTTTTCGGCCGGCTTCGCCGAGGGCGGGGAGGCCGGGCTCGCCGAGCAGCGCGCGATCGCCCAGATCGCGCGGGACGCCGACATGGTCGTCGAGGGGCCGAACTGCCTCGGCCTCATCAATTTCGTGGACGGCGTGCCGCTCACCTTCGTGGAACTGCCCGCGACGCCCCTGGCCGGCCGGCCCGGCATCGGGATCGTGTCGCAGTCCGGGGCGATGGCGGCGGTACTCGGCGTCACCCTGATGGCTCGGGATCTCGGCCTGTCCTACTCGGTCTCGACCGGCAACGAGGCCGCGAGCGGCGTCGAGGACTACGTCGACCACCTCGTCGACGACCCCGATACCCGGGTGATCGCGATGATCGTCGAGCAGTTCCGCCGACCCGCCCGCTTCCTGGCCGCGGCCGAGCGGGCGCGCGCCGCCGGCAAGCCGGTCGTGTTGCTCCATCCCGGGCGCGGCGAGGCGGCACGCCGCTCGGCCGCGACCCATACGGGGGCGCTCGCGGGCGATTACGCGGTGATGCGCCTCAAGGTCGAGCGGGCGGGCGTCAGCGTCGTCGGCACCCTGGAGGAACTCGGCGACGTCGCCGAACTGCTGCTGCGCTGCCCGCCCTTTAGCGCGGGTGGCACCGCGGTGCTCACCGAATCCGGCGCCTACAAGGCGCTGACCCTCGACCTTGCGGAGGATGTCGGCCTCGCCCTGCCGCCGCTCGGCGACGCCGACAGCCCGGCACTGCGGGCGGCGTTGCCGGACTTCGTGCCGGTGAGCAACCCGGTCGACCTCACCGCTCAGGCCCTGGTCGATCCCGACCTCTACCGGCGTGCGCTCGCCGCGCTCTTGGACGACACGCGCGTCGCCGCCGTGGTGCTCGGCATCATCCAGACCGACGCAGCGACCTGCGCCCTCAAATTCCCGCCGATCATCGAGGCTCTGCGCGCCCTGAAGCCGGGAAAGCCCGTCCTCTTCGGCGGCCTCGACGAGGGCGCGGCTGTGGCGGGGGAGCATATCGCGGCCCTGCGCGCCCTCGGGGTCCCCTATTTCGCCACCTGCGAGCGGGTGATCCGCGCGCTCGCCGTGGTGGCGCGGCGCGGTGGGGCGCCCGCGGAGGCCGCGCCGGTGCCGCCCCTGCCGCCGCGCTTCGCCGACGACGTCCGGGGCGTCGTACCGGAATACCGGGCCAAGGCCCTGCTGGCGCCCTTGGGCATCCCGTTCCCGGAGAGCCGCATGGCGACGACTCTGGCGGAGGCGCACGAAGCGGCCGGACAGCTCGGCTATCCCGTCGTCCTCAAGGCGCAATCGGCAGAGCTGTCCCACAAGAGCGATGCCGGCGGGGTCATCGTCGGCCTCGCCGACCCGGGCGACCTGGCCCGGGGATGGGCGCAGCTCGCCGCCAACATCGCGCATCACCGGCCCGGCCTGGTGCTCGACGGCGTTCTCGTCGAACGGATGGGCGCGCGCGGCGTCGAACTGATCGTCGGCGGCCGCAGCGATCCGGATTGGGGGCCGGTGGTGCTGGTCGGGTTCGGCGGCGTCCAGGCGGAGGTGCTCAAGGACGTGTGCCTGTTGCCGCCGGACCTGGACGAGGCCGCCATCGCCGACCGGATCCGCACCCTGCGCAGCGCCGCCCTGCTCGACGGGTTCCGCGGCGCTCCGGCCCTCGACGTCGCGGCGGTCGCCCGCGTGGCCGCGGCCGTGGGCCGAGCGCTCCTCAGCGAGACGCGCATCCGGGAGATCGATCTCAATCCCGTCGTGGTGAGGCCCGTCGGCGAAGGCGCCGTCGCCCTCGATGCGCTCATGATCTTCGCGCCGCCCTGA
- the mhpT gene encoding 3-(3-hydroxy-phenyl)propionate transporter MhpT translates to MADALILGRSTPRAGALTVGLCCLVTLIEGFDLQSAGVVAPRLVSIFNLTPGQLGLFFSASTMGLLIGAAFGGRLSDRVGRKKSLIVSVALFGLMSIFTGLANSFEVLLLARLLTGVGLGAALPNLIALVAESTAPERRASAVALLYAGLPAGGALASLFTLVGAESHHWSTIFITGGVAPLLVVPLIWAWLPHSSTASAKQGGGRVRSVPTALFGEGRATTTLILWLAFVLGLLVLYLLLNWLPSLVIARGMSRADASWVQFVFNLGSALGSTATGLLMDRWGKAATAALVFSASVAALILIAFVPSNLSALVFAGFFLGVALAGTQAVLYALAPSCYPTDVLGTGVGAAVSMGRFGSVLGPMLAGTLVGAGRSDVEVLVALIPILMISGGAATILSLRIRSA, encoded by the coding sequence ATGGCTGACGCATTGATACTGGGGCGCAGCACCCCGAGGGCAGGAGCGCTGACGGTCGGCCTCTGCTGCCTCGTGACCTTGATCGAAGGGTTCGATCTCCAGTCGGCCGGCGTCGTCGCCCCGCGGCTCGTTTCCATCTTCAACCTCACCCCTGGCCAGCTCGGCCTGTTCTTCTCGGCGAGCACGATGGGGCTGCTGATCGGCGCCGCCTTCGGTGGCCGCCTCTCCGACCGGGTCGGCCGGAAGAAGTCCCTCATCGTCTCGGTCGCCCTGTTCGGCCTCATGTCGATCTTCACGGGGCTGGCGAACAGCTTCGAGGTACTGCTCCTCGCCCGTCTTCTCACGGGTGTCGGGCTCGGGGCCGCCCTGCCGAACCTGATCGCCCTCGTCGCCGAGAGCACCGCGCCGGAGCGGCGCGCGAGCGCCGTGGCCCTGCTCTATGCGGGCCTTCCGGCCGGGGGCGCCCTGGCAAGTCTGTTCACGCTTGTCGGAGCGGAATCCCACCACTGGTCGACGATCTTCATCACCGGGGGTGTCGCGCCGCTCCTGGTCGTGCCGCTGATCTGGGCTTGGCTGCCGCACAGCAGCACGGCCAGCGCCAAGCAGGGTGGGGGCCGTGTGAGGAGCGTCCCGACGGCCCTGTTCGGCGAAGGACGGGCGACAACGACTCTGATCCTGTGGCTTGCCTTCGTGCTCGGACTGCTGGTCCTCTATCTCCTGCTCAACTGGCTTCCATCGCTCGTCATCGCCCGTGGCATGAGCCGGGCCGACGCTTCCTGGGTGCAGTTCGTGTTCAATCTCGGCTCCGCCCTGGGCAGCACCGCGACCGGTCTCCTGATGGATCGCTGGGGAAAAGCGGCGACCGCGGCCCTCGTGTTCAGCGCGAGCGTCGCCGCCCTGATCCTGATCGCCTTCGTCCCCTCTAACCTGTCGGCGCTGGTCTTCGCGGGCTTCTTCCTCGGGGTCGCGCTGGCCGGAACGCAGGCCGTGCTCTACGCCTTGGCGCCGAGCTGTTATCCGACCGATGTCCTCGGCACGGGCGTCGGGGCCGCCGTCTCGATGGGACGTTTCGGCTCCGTCCTCGGGCCGATGCTGGCCGGAACGCTCGTCGGCGCCGGCCGGAGCGACGTCGAGGTGCTCGTCGCGCTCATTCCGATCCTGATGATCTCGGGCGGCGCGGCCACGATCCTGAGCCTCCGCATCCGGTCAGCGTAA